The nucleotide sequence GCCGGGATCGGAGCATGCGAGGTTGCTTCGGTCAGGGCATTTTGGGCGTTGCGGATCGCCTGGTCCATATCGTCGCCGGGGAAGTCGGCCCTCAGACGGGCGGGGATGCCGGTCAGCTTTTCCAGGAGGTTGGTGCATCGCAGTGTGAGGCGACGGACCTCATCAGGGTCGAGCGTGACCTGCGCGGCGTGCAGGCCCAGAACGTCCTCAAGGAGGTCATAGGTCTCCTCCGCCCTTGCGGTGTCCTCGCAGACCTTCCACAGCACCAGGCATTCCAGAATCTGCTGGGCCATGTCGCAGTCCACGTCTGCCGCTCGGCTCGACACCGGCTTGGCAGAAGCAGTCCTGCGAGGCAGCGTGCCGGGATCGGCGAGTCTCATGGGCGTGTCGAGTGCTGCCGTAGCGGTCATGGAATCTCCAGAAGGCGAGAGAAGTTGGCGCCGGTTGCTATGAGCGGCCGTGCAGATGGAGAGCGCGCTCCAAACCGGGCCGCAGGCCCTGGGCATCGGCCAGCTCGATGCGGGCGGGTGTCCTGGCATGCCAGGGGGGCGTGTCCCAGCGCACTCCAGGTGTGGGCGGCAGAGCGACGCGACCGTCCGGACCGGAGACGACGGTTACGGCGTCGAGTCCCTGCAGGTGGCGCGCAGTCCCGGGCTGGACGAGGAAGGTCACGCTGCTGCCGTCCTGGAAACTGGGGATCAGGGGGACGTTGGCACCCTCGCGATCCAGCCACATCAGCGCATCGCGTCCCACGGCGCCCGAGACGGTCACCGCGTCGAACTTCTCGCACAGAGTCTCGACTACAGCATGCGAATCCGTGCTTAGGAGGTACGCGGCCTCATCGGCGCTGAGGGAATGGCTCCCAGCCACGAGACGCCAGTCGAGCAGATCCGTGTAGGCGTGGACCAGACGCGAGCCGTCCCGCGTTCGTGGCGGCCATAGGGAAGTCTTCATCGCGTTCTCCCAGAGCTGTGCAGCACCTCGTCGGCGGCGCGCGGGAATAGGGCCGATTTGCCTCTCTGCGGCGGTGGTTGGGGAATACCGTTCACATTGAGCGAACCGCTTCGGAGTGCTCTTGGGTATCCCTGTGAGTGCGTGGATGCGGATAACGCTGATAAAGATCGTTTCCGGGACGGGGGCGCAACCGTGGCACGTGAACGCAACCTCCAGCTGGAGGCCGTCATCCGCGAGCTTGGCTGGTCGCAGGACCAAGCCGCCGCTCACTACCGGCGCACGGCCGCAGAGAATCCGACCAACCCGCCGAGCACTGTTACGCGGGTACACATCAACTCGTGGGTCCGCGGTAGCCGTCCGGAGGGCGCTGTGCCCTCTATCTTGTGCGAGACGTTTACGCGTGCTCTGGGACGCGTCATCACGCCGGCCGACATCGGCTTGGCTGCTAATGGCGATGACGTGACGGAGCCGCCAGGATGGGACGTCGACACGGTGACCGCGCTGGTTGACCTGGGGGGCAGGGACATGGACATGGGCCGACGGCAGGCGCTGGTAAGCGCGGCCTACTCCGCAGCTGGACTTGCTCTGCCTGGAGATCCGTGGTGGAACCAGCGCCTGGAGGTCGCGCAGACCCGCCAGCCACGGTTGGAGCGCACCGTCACGTCCCGCGACGTCGAGGGCATCCGAGAGATGACCGCCTTCTTCAGTCAGCGCGATCAGCGCCGCGGCGGCCGTGCCGGCCGTACCGCCCTCGTCGGTTACCTGCGCACCGAGGTGGCCGAGTACCTGCGCAGTCGGGCAGTCTCCGAACAGGTCCGCAGGGAACTGTTCTCCGCCGCCGGCGAGCTCGTTTACCTCGCTGGCTGGACTGGCTTCGACGCGAATGAACACCCGCTCGCCCAGCACTACTTCCAGCTCGCGACTCAGCTGGCCGCCGATGCCGGAGACGGACCGCTCGCCGGCCACATCCTGCGTGCCATGGCCCACCAGGCGGTCGACCTTCACCAGCCGGGCCGAGCGCTCCAATTCGCGGATGCTTCCATGGAGAGCCGTCGATACAGCGAGGCCACTTCGCGGGAGAAGGCACTGCTGGGCGTCGTGCACGCGCGCAGCCTTGCGGCGGCCGGCCGAAAGAGGGACGCGGGGATTGCGCTGAATCGAGCCGAGGACGACCTGAACAACGCCAGGGACGGGGTGGAGGAGCCGAGCCGGGTCTTCTTTTTCGGAGAAGCCAGCCTCGCTCACGAAACCGCCTGCACTCTGCGGGATATGGGTTACCTCGAGCGGGCCGAGGAGCAGTTCCACCGCAGCGTCCGCACACGGCTCGCCCAGCCCTTCGCCAGGACGCACGTAGTCACTCTGGGCTACCTCGGCAGCGTCCAGGCTCGCCGCGGGCACCTCGATGAAGCGATCGCGACGTGGACCAAGGCGCTGGATGCGATGGACGGGGTTCAGTCCGGGCGGGCGCGTGAGGCCGTGGTGCAGATGCGCAGGTCGCTCTCCCCCGTCCGCGGGCGCGGTGGTAGCGCCGCAGCGGAGCTGGACGACCGGGCCCGTGGTGTTCTGCGCCGCGTAGGCTGACGGCGCCATGCCACAGAGAACCCACGTGACCCGCCGGCCGGGCTCGCGAGCTGGGTGAGATTGGGGACGCCAATGACGAAGCAGGCCGAGCCGCAGCGTTTCGAGGTTGAGTCGATCGCCACGGTGGTTGGGGGCCACAGCGCGCCGGGAGATGACTACCAGGGGGCAGTCGAGTCGATCATCCGCCTTCACCAGAAGTACTCGCAGGAGACCTTGGCCGGGCTGCAGAGCTTCTCCCACCTCGTCGTCACATGGCGCTTCCATCGCGCTTCGCCGGACGATGTCGCGCTGCACCTGCGCAGCCCCCGAGGCAACCCGGCGTGGCCAGCCACCGGCACATTCGCCCACCGCAACCACCGTCGGCCGAACCAACTGGGAACCTCGTACCCCAGGCTGTTGAAGGTTGAGGGCCGCGACCTGCATGTCACCGACTTTGATGCTGTCGACGGGACGCCCGTGATTGACCTCGCCCCGTGGTACCCGATCATGGGCCCCCGCGGCGGAGTGTTCACACCGGACTACGTCGAGGAGATGCTGTCCCGGTACTGGGCGCCTGCGGCAGAGCGAGAACACTGACGTCATGGCCGTTGTCCCGCCACCGGCTCCAGATCGGCGCATGCCGCGAGCCAGCCCGGCCCGCCCTCGGCCGGCTGCACCCAGATGTGTCCCTTCCTGTACGTATTGGGAGGACCCTTCAGGACGACGGTGCGGCCTGTCTTAGTGTCGAATCGGGAGTCCGGCCCTCTGACGTCCACCTTCTTCATCCGCGTCTCACTCATCCGACAGTCCCCTCTGACGCAGTCCAGCCGGCCACCGCACCGGCGGCAAAGCCGACCTGGAGCGGGCTCGTGGGGGCTCCGAGGGCGCGCAGG is from Streptomyces sp. Edi2 and encodes:
- a CDS encoding DUF6415 family natural product biosynthesis protein; the protein is MTATAALDTPMRLADPGTLPRRTASAKPVSSRAADVDCDMAQQILECLVLWKVCEDTARAEETYDLLEDVLGLHAAQVTLDPDEVRRLTLRCTNLLEKLTGIPARLRADFPGDDMDQAIRNAQNALTEATSHAPIPAVVRLRRLALAASHLLDLVGAKL
- a CDS encoding SAM-dependent methyltransferase, with protein sequence MTKQAEPQRFEVESIATVVGGHSAPGDDYQGAVESIIRLHQKYSQETLAGLQSFSHLVVTWRFHRASPDDVALHLRSPRGNPAWPATGTFAHRNHRRPNQLGTSYPRLLKVEGRDLHVTDFDAVDGTPVIDLAPWYPIMGPRGGVFTPDYVEEMLSRYWAPAAEREH
- a CDS encoding tetratricopeptide repeat protein, with amino-acid sequence MDADNADKDRFRDGGATVARERNLQLEAVIRELGWSQDQAAAHYRRTAAENPTNPPSTVTRVHINSWVRGSRPEGAVPSILCETFTRALGRVITPADIGLAANGDDVTEPPGWDVDTVTALVDLGGRDMDMGRRQALVSAAYSAAGLALPGDPWWNQRLEVAQTRQPRLERTVTSRDVEGIREMTAFFSQRDQRRGGRAGRTALVGYLRTEVAEYLRSRAVSEQVRRELFSAAGELVYLAGWTGFDANEHPLAQHYFQLATQLAADAGDGPLAGHILRAMAHQAVDLHQPGRALQFADASMESRRYSEATSREKALLGVVHARSLAAAGRKRDAGIALNRAEDDLNNARDGVEEPSRVFFFGEASLAHETACTLRDMGYLERAEEQFHRSVRTRLAQPFARTHVVTLGYLGSVQARRGHLDEAIATWTKALDAMDGVQSGRAREAVVQMRRSLSPVRGRGGSAAAELDDRARGVLRRVG